One Streptomyces sp. B21-105 genomic region harbors:
- a CDS encoding anti-sigma factor family protein, with amino-acid sequence MQGSVGSPSPSEHETVGAYALGILDDAEATAFEAHLAGCEWCAQQLDELAGMEPMLAALADLPGSGTPAIGDSLSARPSPRLAERLVDEISERRARGRRRSFFLVAAAAALIIGGPLTVLAATGGDSGSTGVQAGSTKSANSAKDAFDALAQRVSATDSASKVSATVAMGEKTWGTEIGVELTNVKGPEKCSLIAVGKNGERETVSSWSVPEWGYGLPGAKTEQAKNPLYVSGGAAFKTNEIDHFEVMTFDGKKLVQVDA; translated from the coding sequence ATGCAGGGATCTGTGGGATCTCCGAGCCCGAGCGAACACGAGACCGTCGGCGCCTACGCCCTCGGCATCCTCGACGACGCCGAGGCGACCGCCTTCGAGGCGCATCTCGCCGGCTGTGAATGGTGCGCCCAGCAGCTCGACGAGCTCGCCGGGATGGAACCGATGCTGGCCGCGCTCGCGGACCTGCCGGGTTCCGGCACCCCCGCGATCGGCGACTCCCTGTCCGCCCGTCCCAGCCCGCGCCTCGCCGAGCGGCTGGTCGACGAGATCTCCGAGCGCCGCGCGCGGGGGCGCCGCCGTTCCTTCTTCCTGGTGGCGGCCGCCGCCGCGCTGATCATCGGCGGCCCCCTCACGGTGCTGGCCGCGACCGGCGGCGACAGCGGGAGCACCGGCGTCCAGGCGGGCTCCACCAAGTCCGCGAACTCCGCCAAGGACGCCTTCGACGCGCTCGCCCAGCGGGTCTCCGCGACCGACTCCGCCAGCAAGGTCTCCGCGACCGTCGCCATGGGCGAGAAGACGTGGGGCACGGAGATCGGCGTCGAGCTGACGAACGTCAAGGGCCCGGAGAAGTGCTCCCTCATCGCCGTCGGCAAGAACGGCGAGCGCGAGACGGTCTCCTCCTGGTCCGTTCCGGAGTGGGGCTACGGCCTCCCCGGCGCCAAGACCGAACAGGCCAAGAACCCGCTCTACGTGTCGGGCGGCGCGGCCTTCAAGACCAACGAGATCGACCACTTCGAGGTCATGACCTTCGACGGCAAGAAGCTGGTGCAGGTCGACGCGTAG
- a CDS encoding sigma-70 family RNA polymerase sigma factor, which translates to MSQPSEPDEELMRALYREHAGPLLAYVLRLVAGDRQRAEDVVQETLIRAWKNAGQLNRATGSVRPWLVTVARRIVIDGHRSRQARPQEVDPSPLEVIPAEDEIDKALWLMTLSDALDDLTPAHREVLVETYFKGRTVNEAAETLGIPSGTVRSRVFYALRSMKLALEERGVTA; encoded by the coding sequence ATGTCCCAGCCCTCGGAACCTGACGAGGAGCTGATGCGTGCTCTGTATCGGGAGCATGCCGGACCCCTGCTTGCGTATGTCCTGCGCCTGGTTGCCGGAGATCGGCAGCGTGCCGAGGACGTCGTGCAGGAGACGCTCATCCGTGCCTGGAAGAACGCCGGTCAGCTCAATCGGGCGACCGGATCGGTACGCCCCTGGCTGGTGACGGTCGCTCGTCGCATCGTCATCGACGGCCACCGCAGCCGGCAGGCCCGGCCGCAGGAGGTCGACCCGTCGCCGCTGGAGGTCATTCCTGCGGAGGACGAGATCGACAAGGCGCTGTGGCTGATGACGCTGTCCGACGCGCTCGACGACCTGACCCCGGCCCACCGGGAGGTGCTCGTCGAGACGTACTTCAAGGGGCGTACCGTCAACGAGGCGGCCGAGACGCTCGGCATACCCAGCGGCACCGTGCGCTCACGGGTGTTCTACGCCCTGCGGTCGATGAAGCTGGCTCTGGAGGAGCGGGGGGTGACGGCGTGA
- a CDS encoding CGNR zinc finger domain-containing protein: protein MALGTVTDFHELRFDAGRCCLDLLATSHPQEHLDGVAPLCAWIRGCGLVPPGTPLTHADPSWPPAFRELRRNIGQLVHGWLAHTVAAPHDLALAQVNAAARIAPPAPCAVRGEDGALVRELDRPPGCAALLAAVALDAVELLTDPVARAGLRRCAGDNCPIVYVDTSRGRRRRWCSSEVCGNRERVARHRRRAALTRA, encoded by the coding sequence ATGGCACTGGGGACGGTCACGGACTTCCACGAGCTGCGGTTCGACGCCGGGCGGTGTTGTCTCGACCTGCTGGCGACCAGTCATCCCCAGGAACATCTCGACGGCGTCGCGCCGTTGTGCGCGTGGATCCGCGGCTGCGGGCTCGTCCCACCGGGCACCCCGCTCACCCACGCCGACCCCAGCTGGCCGCCGGCCTTCCGGGAACTACGCCGCAATATAGGACAGTTGGTGCACGGATGGCTGGCCCACACGGTCGCCGCCCCGCACGACCTCGCGCTGGCCCAGGTCAACGCCGCCGCCCGGATCGCGCCGCCCGCCCCGTGCGCGGTGCGTGGTGAGGACGGTGCGCTGGTGCGCGAGTTGGACCGGCCGCCGGGCTGTGCCGCGCTGCTCGCCGCGGTCGCCCTGGACGCGGTGGAACTGCTCACCGATCCGGTCGCCCGGGCCGGGCTGCGGCGGTGCGCGGGCGACAACTGCCCCATCGTGTACGTCGACACCTCCCGGGGGCGCCGCCGGCGCTGGTGTTCCAGCGAGGTCTGCGGGAACCGGGAACGGGTCGCGCGGCACCGTCGGCGCGCCGCGCTCACGCGCGCCTGA
- a CDS encoding uroporphyrinogen-III synthase, which produces MHQEQQQPATGHRGAVEHGPLAGFTVGVTAARRAEELGALLQRRGAAVLHAPALRIVQLADDSELLAATKELIDQAPDVVVATTAIGFRGWIEAADGWGLGEQLLARLGGVELLARGPKVKGAVRAAGLTEAWSPSSESMAEVLDRLLEEGVEGRRVAVQLHGEPLPGFVESLRAAGAEVVGVPVYRWMPPEDISPLDRLIDAAVARGLDAITFTSAPAAVSLFSRAEERGLLSELLTALRHDVLPVCVGPVTAVPLQARGVDTVQPERFRLGPLVQLLCQELPTRARALPLAGHQVEIRGHAVLVDGELRPVPPAGMSLLRALSRRPGWVVPRADLLRALPGAGRDEHAVETAMARLRTALGAPKLIQTVVKRGYRLALDPAADAKYADV; this is translated from the coding sequence ATGCACCAGGAACAGCAACAACCGGCCACCGGCCACCGGGGCGCCGTCGAACACGGGCCTCTCGCGGGCTTCACCGTGGGCGTGACGGCCGCGCGCCGGGCCGAGGAGCTCGGCGCGCTGCTCCAGCGGCGCGGGGCGGCGGTGCTGCACGCGCCCGCCCTGCGGATCGTGCAGCTCGCCGACGACAGCGAGCTGCTCGCCGCCACCAAGGAGCTCATCGACCAGGCCCCCGACGTCGTGGTCGCCACCACCGCCATCGGCTTCCGCGGCTGGATCGAGGCGGCCGACGGCTGGGGACTCGGCGAGCAGTTGCTCGCCCGCCTGGGTGGGGTGGAGCTGCTCGCCCGCGGTCCCAAGGTGAAGGGCGCCGTCCGGGCCGCCGGGCTGACGGAGGCGTGGTCGCCGTCCAGCGAGTCCATGGCCGAGGTGCTCGACCGGCTGCTGGAGGAGGGCGTCGAGGGGCGCCGGGTCGCCGTCCAGCTGCACGGCGAACCGCTGCCCGGGTTCGTGGAGTCGCTGCGTGCGGCGGGCGCCGAGGTGGTGGGGGTGCCCGTGTACCGGTGGATGCCGCCGGAGGACATCTCACCGCTCGACCGGCTCATCGACGCCGCCGTCGCGCGCGGCCTGGACGCGATCACCTTCACCAGCGCGCCCGCGGCCGTGTCGCTGTTCTCCCGGGCGGAGGAGCGCGGACTGCTGTCCGAGCTGCTCACCGCCCTGCGCCACGACGTGCTGCCGGTCTGCGTCGGCCCCGTCACCGCGGTGCCGCTGCAGGCGCGCGGCGTGGACACCGTCCAGCCGGAGCGGTTCCGGCTCGGGCCGCTCGTGCAGCTGCTGTGCCAGGAGCTGCCGACCCGGGCCCGGGCGCTGCCGCTCGCCGGTCACCAGGTGGAGATCCGCGGCCACGCGGTGCTGGTCGACGGGGAGCTGCGGCCGGTGCCGCCGGCCGGGATGTCGCTGCTGCGGGCGCTGTCGCGGCGGCCGGGGTGGGTGGTGCCGCGGGCCGATCTGCTGCGGGCGCTGCCCGGGGCGGGCCGGGACGAGCACGCCGTCGAGACGGCGATGGCCCGGCTGCGGACGGCCCTCGGCGCGCCCAAGCTGATCCAGACCGTGGTCAAGCGCGGGTACCGGCTGGCGCTCGATCCGGCCGCGGACGCCAAGTACGCGGACGTCTGA
- a CDS encoding nitrate/nitrite transporter, whose protein sequence is MTAPSTAPAPPSPSKKGSRWIEEWDPENETFWNEKGEKIARRNLLFSVLSEHIGFSIWTMWSVLVLFMGPEYGLTPADKFLLTSMVTLVGAVVRVPYTFAVAIFGGRNWTIISAALLLVPTVAAFAVMEPGTSFNTFLLVGLIAGIGGGNFASSMTNINAFFPLRKKGWALGLNAGGGNIGVPVLQLIGLAVIGASGGPRVLLGIYIPLIVIAATLAALFMDNLTSVKNDTGAAIDSAKDAHTWIMSFLYVGTFGSFIGYSFAFGQVLTNQFGRTPLQAAYLTFIGPLLGSLIRPVGGWLADKYGGARITLYNYVGMGAATGVLIFASMQKSLGLFVTAFVALFVLTGLGNGSTYKMIPGIFHAKALAKGLQGEDAAAYGRRLSGASMGLIGAVGALGGVGINLAFRQSFLSYGSGTGAFVAFLAFYAACFAVTWAVYLRSPAGRVTATGSASEAKPQLSYAKV, encoded by the coding sequence ATGACAGCCCCGAGTACAGCCCCCGCACCGCCGTCCCCCTCGAAGAAGGGGAGCCGCTGGATCGAGGAGTGGGACCCGGAGAACGAGACCTTCTGGAACGAGAAGGGCGAGAAGATCGCCCGCCGTAACCTGCTCTTCTCCGTACTCTCCGAGCACATCGGCTTCTCGATCTGGACCATGTGGTCCGTGCTGGTGCTCTTCATGGGCCCGGAGTACGGCCTCACCCCCGCCGACAAGTTCCTGCTGACGTCGATGGTGACGCTGGTCGGAGCGGTGGTGCGGGTGCCGTACACCTTCGCTGTCGCGATCTTCGGCGGCCGGAACTGGACGATCATCTCCGCCGCCCTGCTGCTGGTCCCCACGGTCGCCGCCTTCGCGGTGATGGAGCCGGGGACCTCCTTCAACACCTTCCTGCTGGTCGGCCTGATCGCGGGCATCGGCGGCGGCAACTTCGCCTCCTCCATGACCAACATCAACGCGTTCTTCCCGCTCCGCAAGAAGGGCTGGGCGCTCGGGCTCAACGCCGGCGGCGGCAACATTGGCGTGCCGGTCCTCCAGCTGATCGGCCTCGCCGTCATCGGCGCGAGCGGCGGCCCGCGCGTGCTGCTCGGGATCTACATCCCGCTGATCGTGATCGCCGCGACCCTGGCCGCGCTGTTCATGGACAACCTGACGTCCGTGAAGAACGACACCGGCGCGGCGATCGACTCCGCGAAGGACGCCCACACCTGGATCATGTCCTTCCTGTACGTCGGCACGTTCGGCTCGTTCATCGGCTACAGCTTCGCCTTCGGGCAGGTCCTGACGAACCAGTTCGGCCGGACGCCCCTCCAGGCGGCCTACCTCACCTTCATCGGCCCGCTGCTCGGCTCCCTGATCCGCCCGGTCGGCGGCTGGCTGGCCGACAAGTACGGCGGCGCGCGCATCACGCTCTACAACTACGTCGGCATGGGCGCCGCCACCGGCGTCCTGATCTTCGCCAGCATGCAGAAGTCGCTCGGACTGTTCGTCACCGCCTTCGTGGCGCTGTTCGTGCTCACCGGTCTCGGCAACGGGTCGACGTACAAGATGATCCCCGGCATCTTCCACGCCAAGGCCCTCGCGAAGGGCCTTCAGGGCGAGGACGCGGCCGCCTACGGCCGGCGCCTGTCCGGCGCATCCATGGGCCTGATCGGCGCGGTCGGCGCGCTCGGCGGCGTCGGCATCAACCTGGCCTTCCGCCAGTCGTTCCTCTCCTACGGCTCCGGCACCGGCGCCTTCGTCGCCTTCCTCGCCTTCTACGCGGCCTGCTTCGCGGTCACCTGGGCCGTATACCTTCGCAGCCCGGCCGGCCGGGTGACCGCCACCGGTTCGGCATCCGAGGCGAAACCGCAGCTCAGCTATGCCAAGGTGTGA
- a CDS encoding acyltransferase family protein yields MDSTALLPQLTEKAEQAEESGQPGAAAGTEAGAEAGAATGSEAKKKSGGRDRYFDLLRAIALFRVVFYHLMGWVWLPVVFPSMGVMFALAGNLMARSLTRRPALEVVRGRMRRLLPPLWLLGAVGVTGMLAAGWGPDEEGRPGWWWLHLAYWVLPLSDPPYGESLPGVHQLIGDGWAADMGVPLWYLRAYLWFVLLSPLLLRALRRMPWPTVLAPLALSAALEFGALSLPGWRLQAGLTDLGAFGACWLLGMAHQEGLLRRLPRYVVPSLAPAVAATGLWYALGHHLREGHDLDDMPFAQSLWSFAAVLLLLHISPSWSEWPARLRRWDRVITLLNSRAVTIYLWHSVCIGVVEALWDRLWAVPWLEADAGWVLESPWPQLPFVWLLTAGCVVCFGWVEDLAARRRPRLWPDGRVGAHRA; encoded by the coding sequence GTGGACAGTACGGCGCTGCTGCCTCAGCTGACCGAGAAGGCCGAGCAGGCTGAGGAGTCCGGGCAGCCGGGTGCGGCGGCGGGTACGGAGGCAGGTGCGGAGGCAGGTGCGGCCACGGGTTCGGAGGCGAAGAAGAAGAGCGGCGGACGCGACCGCTACTTCGACCTCCTCCGGGCGATCGCCCTCTTCCGTGTCGTCTTCTACCACCTGATGGGCTGGGTCTGGCTCCCCGTCGTGTTCCCCTCGATGGGCGTGATGTTCGCGCTCGCCGGCAACCTGATGGCCCGCTCGCTCACCCGGCGCCCCGCGCTGGAGGTCGTGCGCGGCCGCATGCGCCGCCTGCTGCCGCCGCTGTGGCTGCTCGGCGCGGTCGGTGTGACCGGCATGCTGGCCGCGGGGTGGGGCCCGGACGAGGAAGGGCGCCCCGGCTGGTGGTGGCTCCACCTCGCCTACTGGGTCCTCCCGCTGAGCGACCCGCCGTACGGCGAGTCCCTGCCCGGCGTGCACCAGCTGATCGGCGACGGCTGGGCCGCCGACATGGGTGTGCCCCTGTGGTACCTCCGCGCCTACCTCTGGTTCGTCCTGCTGTCCCCGCTGCTGCTGCGCGCCCTGCGCCGAATGCCGTGGCCGACGGTTCTCGCGCCGCTCGCGCTGTCCGCCGCGCTGGAGTTCGGCGCGCTGTCCCTGCCCGGCTGGCGGCTGCAGGCCGGCCTCACGGACCTCGGCGCGTTCGGCGCGTGCTGGCTGCTGGGCATGGCGCACCAGGAGGGCCTCCTGCGCCGTCTGCCCCGCTATGTGGTGCCGTCCCTGGCCCCGGCGGTGGCGGCGACCGGTCTCTGGTACGCCCTCGGCCATCATCTGCGGGAGGGCCACGACCTCGACGACATGCCGTTCGCGCAGTCGCTGTGGTCCTTCGCCGCGGTGCTGCTGCTCCTGCACATCAGCCCGTCCTGGAGCGAGTGGCCGGCCCGGCTGCGCCGCTGGGACCGGGTGATCACGCTGCTCAACTCCCGTGCGGTGACGATCTATCTCTGGCACAGCGTGTGCATCGGCGTCGTCGAGGCGCTGTGGGACCGGCTGTGGGCCGTCCCGTGGCTGGAGGCCGACGCGGGCTGGGTCCTGGAGAGCCCGTGGCCCCAGCTGCCGTTCGTCTGGCTCCTCACGGCGGGCTGCGTCGTCTGCTTCGGCTGGGTCGAGGACCTGGCGGCCCGCCGCAGGCCCCGTCTGTGGCCGGACGGACGCGTGGGGGCGCATCGCGCGTGA